AACCCAAGCCCCTTCTTATCAACCAAGAAGGGGCTTTTTTTATTTCCAAAGAGAGGAGGTGGAAGCGATGGATCGGGAAAGCAATATGAGTGAAGAAGATATGGAGATGCGTAATTTTTTCAAATCAACCCTTAAAATCTATCCTCCTCTCAGAGGATCTGCTGTCCCGAGATGTACTTGCGAAGGAATGGTGACAGGAGGCTTTAAAAATATTGAGAGGGGAGGGAAAGAAAGGAGCAGGAAAGAATGAATCCGCACAAGGTTAATAAAACCATTGCTGAGATTAACGAGAAGATACGGAAAGGCAAGGCTGTTGTAGTCACGGCGGAAGAAATCATCGATATCGTCGAGGAAAAAGGAGTAGTAAAGGCAGCTTTGGAAGTCGATGTGGTTACCACCGGAACCTTCGGCCCGATGTGTTCTTCGGGGGCTTTCATGAACTTCGGCCATTCCCAGCCGCGGATAAAAGCGGCGAAAGCCTGGTTAAATGATGTCCCAGTTTTTGCAGGGATGGCGGCAGTAGATATCTATATCGGAGTAACCGAACCTTCAGAAGATGATCCTCTGAATAAAGTTTTTCCCGGGGAATTCAAGTATGGGGGAGGGCATGTTATCCAGGATCTCGTTGCCGGCAAAACATTGACTCTCCGCGCCGAAGCATACGGTACGGACTGCTATCCCAGGAAAAAGCTGGAGAAGGAGATCACTGTAAAAACGGCCCAAGAAGCGTTTCTCTTCAACCCCCGCAATGCCTACCAGAATTATAATTGTGCGGTCAATTTATCCGATAAAACGATTTATACTTACATGGGAGTATTGCGTCCGAAGGGGGGAAATGCGAACTATTGCAGCGCCGGGCAGTTAAGCCCCCTCTTAAATGACCCGCTTTACCAAACCATCGGGATTGGTTCGAGGATCTTTCTCGGCGGGGGACAGGGGTTTATCGTCTGGCGGGGCACGCAGCATAATCCCA
Above is a genomic segment from Deltaproteobacteria bacterium containing:
- a CDS encoding homocysteine biosynthesis protein produces the protein MNPHKVNKTIAEINEKIRKGKAVVVTAEEIIDIVEEKGVVKAALEVDVVTTGTFGPMCSSGAFMNFGHSQPRIKAAKAWLNDVPVFAGMAAVDIYIGVTEPSEDDPLNKVFPGEFKYGGGHVIQDLVAGKTLTLRAEAYGTDCYPRKKLEKEITVKTAQEAFLFNPRNAYQNYNCAVNLSDKTIYTYMGVLRPKGGNANYCSAGQLSPLLNDPLYQTIGIGSRIFLGGGQGFIVWRGTQHNPSVKRGANQVPRTPAGTLSVLGDLKEMSPEWLVGASFQGYGCTLIVGVGVPIPLLNEEIAQYTAVKDEDIYTQIVDYSKDYPEGGPIQSLGEVNYKQLKGGKIKFNGKEIPSTPLSSYPKAKKIAEILKDWIQKGKFLLGEPQQGLPSVSQSKT